TGGTGTCGTTCTCCCAGGTGAGTCGGTGCCAGACGAGCCAGTTCGCCTGCGTGATGAAGTCCTTCTTGACGTCGGCGGGGCGCTGGCTGATCCCCAGAATGCCGAGGCCGTGTTTGCGTCCGCGTTTGCCGATCTTGATGAGCAACCGACCGGTTTCGCCCATGCCACCGCCCTCGGGGATGTACTCGTGGACCTCCTCGACTACCAGCAGGAACGGCTTTTTCAGTTTCTTCTCCTTGACGAACAGCTGTCGGGCGGTCTCTCGCAGGAGTTCGTCGGCCTCCTCCTCGTCCAGGTAGCCAGAGACGTCCAGGATGACGGGGACGTTCTCCTCGAGCGCCAGCGAGGCCATCTGCTCGGCGTGTTCGGGGCCGATCTGGATGTCGCACTCCTCGTCGGCGCCCGCGTGGAGCATCTCGTACTCCTCTTTCAGGCCGTAGTACTCGCCGTCGGTGTCGACGATCAGGAGCGGGAAGCCGGCCTCGAGGAGTTCCTCGGCGATCACCGACGCCGTGTTCGACTTCCCCGATCCGGACTTTCCGGTGACGAACCCGCGACCGGTCAGCAACTCGACGACGGGGAGCGTCACGTTGGTACCGTCGGCCGCCTCGCCGACCGTCACCTCCCGCGTCTCGCTCACCGTCTACTCACCCCGTCTCGCCTGCGCGAACGCTGCATAGTTCACACTGCCCTCGGGTTCCCTTGAAGGTTCGCCTCGGGTGACACTCACCGTGCTCGATGGGTGTGAACGATTCACAACCCTGGGAAACGATTATGTCACTCCCCCCGGATGTGTCGGATAGCCGATCGACACAGATCGCGACCGACTATGACCACCACGACCCACCCGATTCCCGCGTTCGCCCCAACGAGTGGCAACGCGGGGATCGCCACCGACGTCGACGACATCGCCGGCACTGCCGGTCGGTGTGTCGACGTCGCTGGCTGGGGCGTCACCGGCGTCTCCGGACGCTATGGCGTCTCCATGGATTCCGGCGTTGCCGGACTGAAGGGTCGTGGACGGGCACTCGGTCACCCGACCCCGATTTCGTCGAATCTCGACGGAATCTCCGTCCGCGCCGCGTAGGTCCATTCTCCCGGCCGGACGGTTTGTACGCGTTACCGACTCTCTCGTTCCCTCTCGCTCGAGGTCGGGGGTCGGTCCGTCGATCCCATCCGTTCTGCCGGCGAGCCTGGACCGCGTGGTTTCCCCCGGTTGTGGACACCGCGCGGTCGTCAGCGTTCCCGATTCCCGGGCACGTGCGACCGCCCCCGAGTTCGACTCTCGGCGGGGGACTATGGCACGATACCAGACCATCGTGGCGACACTCGCCGTGCGCGTTCCCGTGAACGCGACCGGCGACCTCGTCACCGCAGGCGCACGAATCGTCGAACGAGTCGCGACCGTCGAGCGCGTCGACGACGCGACCGTCCGCGGTCTCGAGCCCGGCCTGAACGACACGACCGTCACCCTCGAAACCCGACTCGTCCTCGTGGGCGACCGCGGCGAGGACCTGGCCGTCGTGAGACGCGAGTTGAACGAGGGCGTCGGCGTGACCGTCCAGGAGGTGGCGACCGTCGAGGTCGACGTCGAACTCGAGGCGGAAGCCGACCTCGAGGCGGACGCTGAGGAAGAGGTCGACATGCAGGTGGTACCTCGAGCCTAGTTCGAACTCGGGTTCGGCGGTTACGGTTCTACGGTTCTACGATTTTACGAATCCTCATCGGGGTCGCTCGAGGGTCTCTCGTGAGTCTCGAGGTCCCGCTCGACCGTCTCCTCGCGAACCGTCAGCCCCTGCCGGCCGAGGTGCTGTAGCTGGCGACGGGCGAACTCCTCCTCTCGCGTTCCGCGGGTCGCCAGAACGTACATCAGCGCACCCCCAGCGGGACGCATCGTTCGCCCCGCCCGCTGGGTCCCCTGTCGCCGCGAGCCACCGAGTCCCGACGCGACGATGGCCAGATCCGCGCTCGGCAGGTCGATCCCCTCGTCGCCGACCCGCGAGAGCACGAGCGTGTCGATCTCGTCGTGACGGAACGAGTCCAGGAGTCGCTGGCGCTCGATGTGGGCCGTCTCGCCGCTGAGGAAGGGCGCGTCGAGCGCCGCCGCGAGGTCTCGGCCCTGATCGAGGTAATCGACGAAGACGAGCGCACGGGCGTCGGGGTGTGATGCTAAAAGGTAGCGAACCTCCGCAACCTTGCCGGGATTCGTCGCCGCCAGCTGGTAGCGCTCTCGCCCCTCCGCCGACCCGTACGCATTTCGATGCTCGTCGTCGCCCCAGGGCACGTACCGGATCTCGAGTTCGGGCTCGGCGACGAAGCCTGCCTCGAACAGCGCCTCCCAGTCGGTACCGATCGGCGGCCCGATCAGGGTAAAGATGTCCGCGGCGCGGTCGTCCTCCCGGAGCGGCGAGGCCGAGAGGCCAAGACGGTGGCGCGACTGGAGATGCGTGCTCCGGCGGTAGACGTCCGAGGGGACGTGCTGGCACTCGTCGAACACCACCAGCCCCCACTCGCGGTCGTCGAAGAGCGATCGGTGGCGGTCCATGCCGGCGATCTGGTAGGTCGCGATCGTAATGGGACGAATCTCTTTGCGGCCGCCGTGGTACTGGCCAACTTGCTCGGGTTCCAGACTCGTGACGTCGAGCACCGTTTCGGCCCACTGACGAGCGAGGTCGCGACTCGGGACCAGCACGAGGGTCTCGCCGCCGACTTCCTCCATCGTGGCGATCGCGGCGATCGTCTTGCCGCTGCCCGGCGGGCCGACGTAGACCCCCGATCCGGCCTCGAGAAAACGGTCCACCCAGGTTCGCTGGTACTCCCGCAAGGAGACCTCGAGGCCGACATCGAGGGCGTCCCCTGACTCGAGGTCACGGTCGTCCTGGACGGGGTAGCCCGCCTCGTAGAGGATCCGTTTGATGGCCGCCTCCGAACCCTCGCGGACCCAGTCCTCGGTGTCCGAAATCGGTGCGTGGACGTGTTCCTCGTCGAGTTTCTGACGAGCGACGTTGCCCATGATCTCCGCACTCTGGGCCTCGAGCACGGTGTAGCCATCGGGGTGGGTAACGAGCCGAAACTGGCGAGCGCGATCCCACTGGCTCTCGACCCAGGACTCGAGCGCGTCTGACCGTTGGCCGAGAGCCTGGCGCATCGTTCGCTGTAGGCCGGAAAACGAGTCGTGCGGGGCCTGCCAGACGTCCTCCGAGCGGACGACGTACCGGTAGCCACTTTCTCCATTGGCGTCCGCGAGGTGAGCGAACTGGGAGAGCTGTGCGCGGGTGAACTGATCGGGGCGGTCGACGATAATCTCACGGCGCTTCGGGAAGACGACCACCCGCTCGCGTTCGGTCAGGTCCTCGAGTTCGGCCGGGAACCAGACCACGGGGTCGCGCGATACTGCGAGGCGCTCCAGGTTGCCCCGCTCAGCGAGGGCCTCGAGGTCGTCGGTCACCTCGCTGTGGGGTCGCTCGAGGTATCTGGCGAGTTCGGACGCGGTGAGCAGCGGGCGGCCGGCCCGCTGGCAGGCGTCGTGGAACGCCGAGAGCGAGAGAGGTGGGCGGGAGTCGTCGGATTCCGTCACTCCATCCCCGCTGGCGGAGTCGTCGGCGTCGTCGGCGTCGTCGGTCACTGGGTAGGCTACCGGACTCGGCGATAAACCGATTTCGCTCGAGCGCCGTCGCTCGAGGCCAGGGTGGTCCGTATCCGCACAAAACGGCTGCAGTGGCAGCCGGGCGCACAGCGGTAGGTGGTGGTGTTGGTGGTATGCGCCAGCGCAAATTTTGGCACATGGCGACATAATGATTGTGGTGTTTCAGCGCTCGAGCCAAACGGCTTTACCGCATGCTGGCGTATTCAAATCATGTATCGCGCTATCCTGCCCGAAGGCCAGATCATCTGTGCGCGCTACGAACACACAGACACGGGCCTCGAGTTGTTCGACGAGGACGACGCGTTCGTCGCGTTCGTCCCGTACGAGTCCCTCCACGCGCTGCTCGACGAGGATGTCTACAGCGGGGAGGAACGCTCGATCATGTGAAATGGAACGTGGTCGCGCCGACGAAAACTCGTGATCGTTCTGTCTCGCAGTTAATTCAGAACTGGAACAATGCAGGTTCGATGTACCGTCGCGGCCGCGACGACTACGCTTCGACGCTCTGATCGATCGCGTCGAGTTGCTCCCGGTAGCGGTTCCTGACGGTGACGACGGTCGTCTGGGCCGTCTCCGCGACCGCTCGCTGGGGGATCGTTTCGTTACACAGGAGTCCGGCAGCGTAGATGGCGGCGGCAGCGAACCCGGTCGGTGACTTCCCCGAGTGCAGCCCCTGCTCGGTTGTCGCGTCGATGATCTCGACCGCCTTCGACTCGACGTCCTTGCCAACGCCGAGTTCCGAGCAGAACCTGGGGACGAACTGGCGCGGATTCGTCGGCTCGAGGTTGATGTTCAGTTCGTCGGCGATGTAGCGATAGGTCCGTCCGATCTCGCGCTGATCGACCCGCGAGACGGCCGTTACCTCCTCGAGACTCCGTGGAATTCCCTCCTCTCGGCAGGCGGTGTACAGCGCCGAGGTGGCGACCCCCTCGATGGATCGTCCGCGGATGAGGTCCCGGTCGAGTGCCCGCCGGTAGATGACGCTCGCGGTCTCTTTGACCGAGTTGGGGAGGCCGAGGGCGCTCACCATGCGGTCGATCTCCGAGAGGGCGTACTTGAGGTTGCGCTCGCCGGCGTTCTTCGTGCGGATGCGTTCTTGCCAGACGCGAAGCCGGTGGAGCTGTCCGTGCTTGTCGGCCGACATCGTGTGGCCGTTCGCGTCCCGATTGCGCCAGTCGATGGTGGTCGTGAGTCCCCGGTCGTGCATCGACTGGGTGAGCGGCGCGCCCACTCGAGAGAGCTGATCGTGTTCTTTGGCGTTGAACGCTCGCCACTCGGGGCCGTAATCGATGGGTTCGTCGCCCAGGACGAGGCCGCACTCCCGGCAGATCAGTTCGCCGCGGTCGGGATCGCTCACGACCGTGTTCGTCTCACAATCCGGACACTGGCCGCTGTTCGTCCGCTGTGACTCCTGTCGTGTGCGTTCGGTGACGGACCGCGTCATTAGTAGGCGGTGAGAACCCAGCCGTCTTTGTAAGGGGGTCACATGGTTTCGAGAGTAACAGGGACTTTCCGCCGGCTACGGCGCCACCAACGGCGAGATTGCCCGCTTGGCAGACTCCGATGACGTGGTCGATGGGTGGCCCCGTGTCGCCGGATCGAACGCCGAATCGACCCTGGCCAGATACCGGTTCAACCTGGCCACAAGCCGGTACGATTCGGGCCGCGTACGAGCACGCTGACTGTGGCTACGGCTCGGTAAGTGACGACTGAGGAGAGTAACGGTCGGCTTCGATGACGAACCGACCACGACCGTTAAGCGGTCGGTTCTCGAGCAAGACGCGCGTGTCGCTGGATAGAGTCCACCCGCCAGTCGAGGACGGACGTAACGGCCAACGTGGTCCCGAGGAGCCCTCGCTCGCCCGTTTTCGATTGCCCTGCAGGACGCGCCTCGAGCGAGTCCCGTCTCCACGGAACGACGGTCAGCTTGGCCAGTATGCGCTCGATACAGCCCCCATCGGCGATGCAAACGACGCGTCGGGCGAGTGGCGATCCGTCCGACTCGATCGGGGGCCGTGGCGTCCATCGCTCGCGGCGAGAAGCGGTAACGTACCGGCTTCGCAAGCGATGCAAAACGTGACCGCGTTTAAGACCGATACCGTTGGCGTAGAAACTGGTGTGTCAAACGTGATTGCGAGTATCCCTTCGCCGGGACAGCGGTCGCCTTCGGCGAAGTCGAGCGGCCCTGTGGTGGCAGTAAACGATCAACTACGGTGGACGGAACCGACTCGTGCCCGACTTCGATGTCGACCGAACCGGGTACGACTGGGCGCCACCCGAGCGCGGCCGGCTGCGTTCGGGCGTCAATCTCCCGGCGGGAGGTGCCAGTAATGTCCTCCATCGATACGTCCCTCCCCGAGGAAATAACCGCCGTTACGGCGAACGATACTGACGAAACGCTCTCGAAAGACGTCATCTTCGAGTTGCTGAAAAACCGGCGACGGCGAGAGGTACTCGCGTACTTACTCGACGCCGAGGAGACGGTAACGCTGGGTGAACTCGCCGAACAGATCGCGGCCTGGGAGAACGACACCGACGTCAACGCGCTGAGCTCCGATCAGCGAAAACGAGTCTACGTCGCCCTCTACCAGACGCATCTGCCGAAGATGGACGACGCGGGTATCGTCGATTACGACCAGGACCGAGGTCTCATCACCCTGGCCGATAACGCGGATTTACTCGTCATGTACCTCGACACGGACACCCACCGCCGCGAGCGGTGGGATCGATGGTACGCGGCCATGAGCGTCGTGGGCGCGGTGGTCCTCTCCGCCGGCCTCCTCGGCGTCCCCGGAATCTCGGCCATCCCGCTCTCGGCCCTCGCTGGCGTAATCGTCGCGGCCTTCCTCACGGTCTCGTTCGTCCACGTCTTCGTGAACCACCGGTTCCAGCAGGTCGTCGAGGAAAAGCTGTCCAGGATCCAGTAATCTCGACGGCCGCGCTTCGGTCGCGCGGGTTGCGACGCGGCGATTGTTTCGACCCGACCAGCGATGCAAACCTCAAGTACTGACCCGTTCGTGGCCGAATTATCGAGAAGCACTTTTAGTTCTCGAGCACGTACACGAAACTGGCTCCCGAGGTCATCCAGTACCGGAGCAGTTCGCGTGCCAGCAACCTGTTCCCTCGCGGGAGCCCCTCTACGCGCTGAGCGACGGCGTTAGCGCTAGCTCGTTTCGCGCTCGATTTCTCGGTCGCCAGGTTCCGAACGATTCCGCCGGCGCTCGAGGATCGTTTCGGGGTCGCTCCCCTCGCTCTCGAGCAGCGTCTCGAGGCTGCGTTCGAACGCCTCGTCGTCGATTTCGCCGCGGGCGTAGCGTTCCCGGAGGACCTCGACGGGGTCTGTCGCTGATTCCTCGGGGCTCGTAGGCCGGCGTTCGTCAACCACCGGGTCGTGCTGGTCGCCGTCGATTCCGATGACCTCCTCGATGAGCACCGCCGACAGCGGCAGCAGACCAATCCAGCAGAAGAGTGCGACGAAGGCAGCCGCCGACGCGCCGATCACGAACCACGCGAGAATCGCCACTGGAAGCGTTCCCACGGCGATCAGTGCCGGAATCGAGCCGAGCAACCGACGCGTCTTCGCTCGCATAGGATTCGATCTGCAGGGGGCGGAAAAAGTCTTCCGAGTGA
This region of Natronosalvus halobius genomic DNA includes:
- a CDS encoding DEAD/DEAH box helicase; translated protein: MGLSPSPVAYPVTDDADDADDSASGDGVTESDDSRPPLSLSAFHDACQRAGRPLLTASELARYLERPHSEVTDDLEALAERGNLERLAVSRDPVVWFPAELEDLTERERVVVFPKRREIIVDRPDQFTRAQLSQFAHLADANGESGYRYVVRSEDVWQAPHDSFSGLQRTMRQALGQRSDALESWVESQWDRARQFRLVTHPDGYTVLEAQSAEIMGNVARQKLDEEHVHAPISDTEDWVREGSEAAIKRILYEAGYPVQDDRDLESGDALDVGLEVSLREYQRTWVDRFLEAGSGVYVGPPGSGKTIAAIATMEEVGGETLVLVPSRDLARQWAETVLDVTSLEPEQVGQYHGGRKEIRPITIATYQIAGMDRHRSLFDDREWGLVVFDECQHVPSDVYRRSTHLQSRHRLGLSASPLREDDRAADIFTLIGPPIGTDWEALFEAGFVAEPELEIRYVPWGDDEHRNAYGSAEGRERYQLAATNPGKVAEVRYLLASHPDARALVFVDYLDQGRDLAAALDAPFLSGETAHIERQRLLDSFRHDEIDTLVLSRVGDEGIDLPSADLAIVASGLGGSRRQGTQRAGRTMRPAGGALMYVLATRGTREEEFARRQLQHLGRQGLTVREETVERDLETHERPSSDPDEDS
- a CDS encoding transcription initiation factor IIB; protein product: MTRSVTERTRQESQRTNSGQCPDCETNTVVSDPDRGELICRECGLVLGDEPIDYGPEWRAFNAKEHDQLSRVGAPLTQSMHDRGLTTTIDWRNRDANGHTMSADKHGQLHRLRVWQERIRTKNAGERNLKYALSEIDRMVSALGLPNSVKETASVIYRRALDRDLIRGRSIEGVATSALYTACREEGIPRSLEEVTAVSRVDQREIGRTYRYIADELNINLEPTNPRQFVPRFCSELGVGKDVESKAVEIIDATTEQGLHSGKSPTGFAAAAIYAAGLLCNETIPQRAVAETAQTTVVTVRNRYREQLDAIDQSVEA
- a CDS encoding DUF7344 domain-containing protein is translated as MSSIDTSLPEEITAVTANDTDETLSKDVIFELLKNRRRREVLAYLLDAEETVTLGELAEQIAAWENDTDVNALSSDQRKRVYVALYQTHLPKMDDAGIVDYDQDRGLITLADNADLLVMYLDTDTHRRERWDRWYAAMSVVGAVVLSAGLLGVPGISAIPLSALAGVIVAAFLTVSFVHVFVNHRFQQVVEEKLSRIQ
- a CDS encoding SHOCT domain-containing protein, giving the protein MRAKTRRLLGSIPALIAVGTLPVAILAWFVIGASAAAFVALFCWIGLLPLSAVLIEEVIGIDGDQHDPVVDERRPTSPEESATDPVEVLRERYARGEIDDEAFERSLETLLESEGSDPETILERRRNRSEPGDREIERETS